In Gemmatimonadaceae bacterium, a genomic segment contains:
- a CDS encoding MBL fold metallo-hydrolase, whose translation MASQSPVSIVNVGYRSTNFWVVSTRATRFLIDLGWPGQFGALEAELKRKGVPLAEISHGFATHFHIDHAGAAQDLKNRGMRLIVTPEQVPFIDGMKQFVKPTESYTDIRLTDNMVVALPDSRAFLSQLGLSGEFVHTPGHSDDSVSVLLDSGDVFTGDLTHPAFITDAEAEVTNASWQALRARGATTVYAGHGPVRPFPTL comes from the coding sequence ATGGCCAGTCAATCGCCTGTTTCGATCGTGAATGTCGGCTATCGCTCCACGAACTTCTGGGTGGTGTCGACCCGCGCCACGCGCTTCTTGATCGACCTCGGCTGGCCGGGACAGTTCGGCGCGCTCGAGGCGGAGCTCAAACGCAAGGGCGTGCCGCTGGCAGAAATCTCGCACGGGTTTGCGACGCATTTTCACATCGACCACGCCGGCGCCGCCCAGGATCTCAAGAACCGCGGCATGCGATTGATCGTCACGCCGGAGCAGGTGCCTTTCATCGACGGCATGAAACAGTTTGTGAAACCGACCGAATCGTACACCGACATACGGCTGACCGACAACATGGTCGTGGCGCTGCCGGACAGCCGCGCGTTTCTGTCCCAACTGGGGCTGAGCGGAGAGTTCGTGCACACGCCAGGGCACTCCGACGACAGCGTGAGTGTCTTGCTTGATAGCGGTGATGTGTTCACGGGCGATCTGACGCATCCGGCGTTCATCACGGACGCGGAGGCCGAGGTGACAAACGCCAGTTGGCAGGCCCTGCGCGCACGCGGCGCAACGACGGTGTACGCGGGGCATGGACCGGTGCGGCCGTTTCCGACCCTCTGA
- the katG gene encoding catalase/peroxidase HPI has product MNANTGGNEGKCPVMQGASKAAIAGGRSNRDWWPNQLNLGILHQHSPVSDPMGGAFDYAAAFKTLDLEALRQDLTALMTDSQEWWPADYGHYGPLFIRMAWHSAGTYRTADGRGGASSGTQRFAPLNSWPDNGNLDKARRLLWPLKQKYGKKISWADLMILAGNVAMESMGFTTFGFAGGRADVFEPEQDIYWGSEAEWLGDKRYAGERELENPLAAVQMGLIYVNPEGPNGKPDPLASAKDIRETFARMAMNDEETVALVAGGHTFGKMHGAGDPALVGPEPEGAPIEEQGLGWKNAYGSGKGEHTTTSGLEGAWTPNPITWDTGYFDTLFGWEWELVKSPAGAWIWEPTDKEKAAIVPDAHRPGKKVLPAMSTADMAMRMDPVYSEISTRFHRDPALLADAYARAWFKLTHRDMGPRTRYLGALVPAEELIWQDPIPAVDHALIDAKDISALKGKILASGLSISQLVSTAWASASTFRGSDKRGGANGARIRLLPAKNWDVNQPSKLARALETFETIQKEFNTAQTGGKKVSFADLIVLGGCAAIEQAAKKAGFDVVVPFTPGRMDASQEQTDVEAYGVLEPQADGFRNYQKTAYTASPEALLVDRAQLLTLTAPEMTVLVGGLRVLNANHGQSRHGVFTDRPETLTNDFFVHLLDMRTTWKPMSESGDVFEGRDRVTGDVKWTGTRVDLVFGSNSQLRALAEVYASDDAQQKFVQDFVAAWAKVMNADRF; this is encoded by the coding sequence ATGAACGCAAATACTGGTGGGAATGAGGGCAAGTGCCCGGTCATGCAGGGCGCCTCCAAGGCGGCGATTGCCGGGGGCAGGTCAAACCGTGACTGGTGGCCGAATCAGTTGAACCTGGGGATCCTCCACCAGCATTCACCGGTGTCCGATCCAATGGGCGGGGCCTTCGACTACGCGGCAGCGTTCAAAACGCTCGACCTCGAGGCCCTTCGACAAGATCTGACCGCGCTGATGACCGATTCGCAGGAGTGGTGGCCGGCCGACTACGGGCACTACGGCCCGCTTTTCATCCGGATGGCGTGGCATAGCGCCGGCACGTATCGCACGGCAGATGGCCGCGGCGGCGCCTCGTCGGGCACACAGCGCTTCGCGCCACTCAACAGCTGGCCCGACAACGGGAATCTGGACAAGGCCCGCCGGTTGCTGTGGCCACTCAAGCAGAAGTACGGTAAAAAGATTTCGTGGGCCGACCTCATGATCCTCGCCGGCAACGTCGCGATGGAGTCGATGGGATTCACAACGTTCGGTTTCGCCGGCGGTCGCGCGGACGTCTTTGAACCCGAGCAGGACATCTATTGGGGTTCCGAGGCCGAGTGGCTTGGGGACAAGCGATACGCCGGTGAACGGGAACTCGAGAATCCGTTGGCTGCGGTCCAGATGGGGCTGATTTACGTGAACCCGGAAGGGCCGAACGGTAAACCGGATCCGCTGGCATCGGCCAAGGATATCCGTGAGACCTTCGCGCGCATGGCCATGAACGACGAGGAGACTGTCGCGCTCGTCGCCGGCGGACACACGTTCGGCAAAATGCATGGTGCTGGCGACCCAGCCCTCGTTGGTCCTGAGCCCGAAGGTGCGCCAATAGAAGAGCAGGGGCTCGGCTGGAAGAACGCGTATGGCAGCGGCAAGGGCGAGCACACCACCACCTCCGGCCTCGAAGGCGCGTGGACGCCGAATCCGATCACGTGGGATACCGGGTACTTCGACACCCTCTTCGGCTGGGAGTGGGAGCTGGTGAAGAGCCCCGCCGGTGCCTGGATCTGGGAGCCCACCGACAAAGAGAAGGCGGCGATCGTCCCTGATGCACATCGGCCAGGCAAGAAGGTTCTGCCGGCGATGTCAACCGCAGACATGGCGATGCGTATGGACCCGGTCTACAGCGAGATCTCCACGCGCTTTCACCGGGACCCTGCGCTTCTGGCTGATGCGTATGCTCGCGCCTGGTTCAAGCTGACGCACCGCGACATGGGCCCCCGCACGCGCTACCTCGGCGCGCTGGTTCCCGCAGAAGAGTTGATCTGGCAGGATCCCATTCCCGCTGTTGATCATGCCCTGATCGATGCCAAGGACATCAGCGCACTCAAGGGGAAGATCCTGGCGTCGGGGTTGTCCATTTCCCAGCTGGTGTCCACCGCCTGGGCGTCTGCGTCGACGTTTCGTGGTTCCGACAAGCGCGGTGGCGCCAACGGGGCGCGCATTCGTCTCTTGCCGGCGAAGAACTGGGACGTGAATCAGCCGAGCAAGCTGGCACGCGCGCTGGAGACTTTCGAGACCATCCAGAAGGAGTTCAACACTGCCCAGACCGGGGGCAAGAAAGTCTCGTTCGCCGATCTGATCGTGCTGGGCGGGTGCGCCGCGATCGAGCAGGCCGCAAAGAAGGCCGGCTTCGACGTGGTGGTGCCGTTCACGCCTGGCCGCATGGATGCGTCGCAGGAACAAACGGATGTGGAGGCGTACGGCGTGCTCGAACCGCAGGCCGACGGGTTCCGCAACTACCAGAAGACGGCGTACACCGCGTCGCCCGAAGCGCTGCTGGTCGACAGGGCGCAGCTCCTGACGCTGACGGCGCCCGAGATGACGGTGCTGGTGGGTGGCTTGCGCGTGCTGAATGCCAACCATGGCCAGTCCAGGCACGGCGTATTCACCGACCGACCGGAGACGCTGACCAACGATTTCTTTGTGCACCTGCTGGACATGCGCACCACATGGAAGCCGATGTCCGAGTCCGGCGATGTGTTCGAGGGACGCGACCGTGTCACAGGCGATGTGAAGTGGACGGGCACGCGGGTGGACCTCGTCTTCGGGTCCAACTCCCAGTTGCGCGCACTCGCGGAGGTGTACGCGAGTGATGATGCACAGCAGAAGTTCGTGCAGGACTTCGTGGCAGCCTGGGCGAAGGTGATGAACGCCGATCGCTTCTGA
- the trxA gene encoding thioredoxin, which yields MTAHANSAHVRDVTTAEFLSAVVERSRETPVLVDFWAAWCGPCRALGPILEKLATEYSGGFELVKIDTEKEPALATQFQIRSIPTVTLFKDGAALTGFQGALPEGRIRAFLAQHGIEVGGATQTVLSDDPVERVAQLRAAMSATPTRDSLKLELALALLATGALDEAARMLEVLPSTMYLDPKAVRARARLALQRRADGETNDARHAAAVRMVLDGDRVAGLEQLLELLREERHDEESPARAALVEAFQVIEDDALVRDWRRRMAAVLF from the coding sequence ATGACCGCACACGCGAACAGCGCCCACGTAAGGGATGTCACGACGGCGGAGTTTCTGTCGGCTGTCGTGGAACGTTCCCGCGAAACGCCAGTGCTGGTGGATTTCTGGGCCGCGTGGTGCGGTCCGTGTCGCGCGCTGGGCCCCATTCTGGAAAAGCTGGCGACAGAGTATTCCGGCGGTTTTGAATTGGTCAAGATCGATACGGAAAAGGAGCCGGCACTCGCCACGCAGTTCCAGATTCGTTCAATCCCGACGGTGACGCTGTTCAAGGACGGGGCGGCCCTCACGGGATTCCAAGGGGCGCTGCCGGAGGGACGGATCCGGGCGTTTCTGGCGCAGCACGGCATTGAGGTGGGCGGCGCGACGCAGACAGTGCTGTCTGATGATCCGGTCGAGCGTGTGGCGCAGTTGCGGGCCGCCATGTCGGCAACGCCGACACGTGACTCGCTGAAGCTGGAGTTGGCATTGGCGCTGCTGGCAACGGGAGCGCTCGATGAGGCGGCGCGTATGCTGGAGGTGCTTCCGTCAACGATGTACCTCGACCCGAAGGCGGTGCGGGCCCGCGCTCGACTGGCGCTGCAGCGTCGAGCCGATGGCGAGACCAATGATGCGCGACACGCCGCTGCCGTGCGTATGGTGCTGGACGGCGACCGGGTGGCGGGGCTGGAACAATTGCTGGAGCTGCTGCGGGAGGAAAGGCACGACGAGGAAAGCCCGGCGCGGGCAGCGCTGGTGGAGGCGTTTCAGGTGATCGAAGATGATGCGCTGGTGCGGGACTGGCGACGGCGAATGGCGGCGGTGCTGTTCTAG